The bacterium genomic sequence ATTTCGCAATTGCCGCATGGCGTGCAAGCTGCGGTACCTGGATTTTCTCGTTTCCCTGGAATTCGATCCCAATCTTCGCTTCGGTTCCGCGATTCACCAGTTCCTCGAATGCTGGCATCGGCACAGCGACCTCACCCAGGTGCTCGACCTGATCGACCGCTCGTATCCGAACCGCGCGGGCGACGAGGACCAGCAACGAGACTGGCATCTCGCCACGGCGATCATGAAGGGCTACGCGACTCGGTATCCGTCAGAGGAATTCGCGGTCGTCGAATTGGAAAAGACGTTCGAGGGCGAGATCGTCAACCCGGCAACCGCCGCCATGTCACGCAGTTTCCTGCTGGCGGGCAAGGTCGACGGGATCGTCCGAATTGGCGACGAGTTTTTCCTCTTGGAAAACAAGACCGCGTCGCTGCTCGACTCCGGTTACCTCGAACGACTGTGGACCGATTTTCAGATCATCCTTTACTGCTGGTACGTCGAGCAGACACTCGGCCTTCGCATCAACGGCGTCATTTACAACATCATCGTCAAGGCGAAGCTCCAGCAGTCGCGGGGCGAGACCGAGGCCGAGTTCGAAGCCCGCCGCTCGGAACTGATCGCCAAGTCCAAGACCGGCAAATCCTCGGCGCAACGCCGCATGCCGGAAACGGACGACGAGTTCCAGGCTCGTCTCGCTGTGAAGTACATCGAGCCGGGCATGTTCCACCGGGAGATTCTCTACATCTCCCGCGACCGTTTCGCGGTGCTGCAGTCCGAACTCTGGGAACTGACGCAGAACTTCCTCGATGCCCGCCGCCGCGACGTTTGGTATCAGAACACCTCGCAGTGCTTTCAGTACGGCCGCCCGTGCAGCTACTTCCCGCTTTGCCGCAGCGATTTCTCGCCGCTCGTCCGCGAGAACCACTACCGCGTCGAACCGCCCCACACCGAGCTTTCCGACACATCAACAACAACCAACAACACACCCGTTTTTTGAAGAGGAGATGGACATGATTCTGCCCAAGGAAAAATCCAAGCCCAAAACCGAACTCACCGAGTTCACGATCTTCGGCTACGGCATGCCCAAGATCGGTAAGACGACATTCGCCGCCGGATTCCCCGACGCTGTGTTCCTGGCGACCGAGTCCGGACACAACTCGCTGTCGATCTTCAAGGTCGACCTGCCCGACTGGGAAGCGTTTCTCGAAGCCTGCCGCGAACTGGCCGAGGGCAAACACAATTTCCGCAACGTCATCATCGACACCGTCGACAACTTGTGGCTCCTGTGCCGCAACCACATTTGCACGAAAAACAAGATCGAGCACGAAGCGGACTTGGCCTACGGCAAGGGCTACGCGCTGATCCTGGGCGAGTTCGCCCGCGTGCTCATGAAGCTCTCGATGCTGCCTTACGGCCTCGTGCTGATCTCGCACGCGACCGTGCAGGAAATCCAGACGCGCACCGGCACGCTCCACAAGATCGTCCCGTCGCTTCCCGAAAAGCCCCGCAAGCTCATCCTCGGCATGGCCGACATGATCCTGTTCTTCGACCAGGACATTGTTCGCGCAGACGACGGCAAGCAGACCATCCGCCGCGTCATTCGCACGCAGCCGAGTCCGAATTTCGAAGCGGGCGACCGCACGGGACGTCTGCCCGAGGTGATCGACCTCGATTACCGGAAGTTCACCGAGGCCTTCGGCCGCCCGGCTCCGACCACCGCCAACACCAACAAGAAATCTCAGTAACAGGAGGACATACCCATGACGACGCAAGCCCCCGTTGATTCCACTGATCTCGCCGTCTACGACGCCGACTACGCTGCGGCCGATGTGCAGCCCAATCAGTTCGACGATGTGCCGGACGGCAAATACCAGGTGAAGGTCGAGAAGGTCGAACTGGCCCGCACACAGAACGGCGCGCCGATGCTCAAGTGGCACCTTCGCGTGCTCGGCCCGCAGCATCGCGGCCGCATGATGTTCCGCAACAACGTGATGGCCTCGAGCGAGAACATCAAGTTCCTGAAGGCCGACCTGCTCGCTTGCGGCCTGGAACTCGGCAAGCTCTCCGATCTGCCCGAGCGTCTCGGCGAATTGCTCGACGTGGCTCTCGAAGTCACGCGAAAGACGCGCGGCGAGTACGCCAACGTCTATTTGAGCAAGCGCATCGTCCTGGACAATCCGGACGCGGATTACAAGAGCGCGGCCAAGGGCCCGCTGTCGGCGTTCTGAGCATGGACGCGGCCGCTATCATCATCGACACCCGCGAGCAGGTTCCCTATGCCTTCGATTCCCGGCAAGTGGTGCGCCAGGCGCTGCCTGCCGGGGATTACTCGGTCGTGGGATTCGAATCGTCGGTCGCGGTCGAACGTAAGACGCTCGAGGACTTCGTCCACTCGGTGATCCGCGACCGCGAACGGTTCAAGAAAGAACTGGCCAAACTCGCGGACTATCCCCGTGCCTGCATCGTCGTCGAGGCGAACCTGCCCGATGTGCTTTCGGCCCGATATCCATCGGGCGCGCATCCCCATTCGGTATTCGGCGCGGCGGTCTCCATCTGCGTGGACCACGGAGTGCCGGTGTTTTTCTGCGGCGACCGCCAGTCGGCCCGCCGGTTCACCGAGGAGTTTCTGGAGCGCGCCGCCATGAAAATCAAAGCGGAAACAAATCCATGAACGAATCGACTCAATACCTGCGTGGCCGCGTGGAGGCGCTGTTTCATGCATCGCCGGGCTTTTCCGCCGGGCGGCTGAAGGATGAGAACGACCGCCTCGTCACCTTCGCGGGCAAGGTGATCGCCGCCGTGGGCGAGCAGGTCATCCTCCAGGGCGCGTGGGTGAATCATCCGAAGTACGGCAAGCAGTTCCAAGCCGACACTCTCACGCACGATCTCGATTTGTCGGTCGAAGGTCTGGCCCATTACCTCGCCAACAATCCCGCGTTCGTCGGACTGGGTCCGGTCAAAGCGCGGCGCATCGCGCAGGCGTTTGGGAAAGACTTCGGGCGTATCGTCGTCGAGGATCCCGGGGCCGTTGCCAAGGCGGGGCCGATCACCATCGAGGCCGCGCAGAATATCCGCGCCGAGTGGTTGCGGCACCAAGCGATCAACGCGGCCGCGACCGAGCTATCCGCCTTCGGCCTCACGCACCACCAAGTGCGCTCGCTGATCGACAAATACGGAAACGACGCCGTCGCCATCATCAAGAGCGATCCGTATCTGATCGTGCGTGACATTCGCGGCTTCGGTTTCAAGCGCGTGGATGCCATCGCCCGCAAGGTGGGTGTGCCGAAGGAATTTCCGCCGAGGGTTCGCGCGGGGATTCTCGATTGCCTCGACG encodes the following:
- a CDS encoding PD-(D/E)XK nuclease family protein, with amino-acid sequence MTSTYSMWSSFRNCRMACKLRYLDFLVSLEFDPNLRFGSAIHQFLECWHRHSDLTQVLDLIDRSYPNRAGDEDQQRDWHLATAIMKGYATRYPSEEFAVVELEKTFEGEIVNPATAAMSRSFLLAGKVDGIVRIGDEFFLLENKTASLLDSGYLERLWTDFQIILYCWYVEQTLGLRINGVIYNIIVKAKLQQSRGETEAEFEARRSELIAKSKTGKSSAQRRMPETDDEFQARLAVKYIEPGMFHREILYISRDRFAVLQSELWELTQNFLDARRRDVWYQNTSQCFQYGRPCSYFPLCRSDFSPLVRENHYRVEPPHTELSDTSTTTNNTPVF
- a CDS encoding ATP-binding protein, with amino-acid sequence MILPKEKSKPKTELTEFTIFGYGMPKIGKTTFAAGFPDAVFLATESGHNSLSIFKVDLPDWEAFLEACRELAEGKHNFRNVIIDTVDNLWLLCRNHICTKNKIEHEADLAYGKGYALILGEFARVLMKLSMLPYGLVLISHATVQEIQTRTGTLHKIVPSLPEKPRKLILGMADMILFFDQDIVRADDGKQTIRRVIRTQPSPNFEAGDRTGRLPEVIDLDYRKFTEAFGRPAPTTANTNKKSQ
- a CDS encoding DUF669 domain-containing protein, which encodes MTTQAPVDSTDLAVYDADYAAADVQPNQFDDVPDGKYQVKVEKVELARTQNGAPMLKWHLRVLGPQHRGRMMFRNNVMASSENIKFLKADLLACGLELGKLSDLPERLGELLDVALEVTRKTRGEYANVYLSKRIVLDNPDADYKSAAKGPLSAF